GATGAAGGCTTGAGCCCGCGAGCCTGCAACCCGGCGCAGGGGAAGTCGCTTCACCTCCTGGAGGACAGTCTTGACCTGCGGCGTGATGAGGACTTGGACGATGCCCTCGGGCGTGACGATGTCGTATCTGTCCAGGACTTCCCGAGATCTGTCGAAGCGCTCCAGCCAATCTGGAGGTGCACCGGCGAACGTCGGCTCAATCTCAATGACGTTATCGTCGGCTATCTGCGCAGACTTGCGCAGCGCGATGTCGAGCCGCTCCGGGGTGAGCACCACCGAGCGATGAAGGAAGTCGTCGAGTCGTGCGCCAGCCTTCAGTGCCAGAGTCCGGATTCGACCCCAGGCCTGGCGATGCAGCCGCTCATCGCGTTGCTCTTGTCTGCGCCGTGCGAAGTCGCGGACCTCGGAGAAGAGCTCCCATTGCTCCGGGCGCATGAGCTCCATCCGCTCATCGCGAAGCAACATCGCTCCGATGACATCTGGCTGGTTTCTGAACTTGTCAGAGCGCCAAGCGGCCACGGCGATGGAAAAGTCATGGTCAATCAGGGAGTTTCGGCTTTGTAGTGTAACTTCACTGTCTGTGAACGGTGGCAATTCCAATACTGCGGGTAGCTCATCGTATCCAGGGCTGCGCATTGCCTCGTAGACTGCGGGCCAAGGGATCAGCACCTCGTCTTCTGCCAATTGGTCTGCCAGTCCATCATCGACGAGCTGAGCAAGGTAGCCAGAAAGAAGTTCGCTGTGCAGATGGGCCCCGCTGCCCGTTCGACCGACGTGAACGCCTTGATCCGAGAGTCGGCGGTGCCAGGAGATGTCGGCGGTCGCCTGCGCTTTCTTGAAAAGTCTGAACACCATTCGAGTCGTCCTATCGCCCTGTCGAGTTACCGCCACCAGCCCTTACCAGCCTTGTATCGGAACCCCCAGCCCAGCAATGCCTTGTTCACTTGAAGGTCGGAGTCATCCGTCCTCACCCATAGATTGCCATTCAGCTTTCTGAGGTCTTCGACCTTCAGGCCATGCTCCCTCGCGTAGACATCAAGTTCGACCTGACTGAAATTTTCTTGGGGCCTCGCACGTCGATCGCTATTTCCAACGCCCAGTTCGTGACCTACATGGCGCGGGGGTGACACGGCAGCTGGCTGGGCAGGGATAGAAGCGGGCGTGGCAACACGTTGCGCAACGTTTTTGCGAATCGTGTTCGGGTGAATGTCAAAGTGCTTCTTCAACGTGCCTTCGAACATATCCTCCCAGCGGTTCCAGCCGTGAATTCCGTCCTGGTGCTTCATCCAAAGAATTCTGTTGCTGTGCTTCAACGAGTTCGGAGCATCCACGGCCGTTCCCACTGGATGGGTTGCATTAAACGGGAGCTTCTGGCGCACGTCGTAGCCGTAGAAAGCACCTCCGTCGCCGAACTCTACGGCGACCAAGTCGCCGAGGGTCATGATGAACGCGTTGTTCGCGCTGCCCGATGCCTTGAGCTCGGTGTACAGGCCCTTCATCTTTTCGCGCAGCGCTTCGAAGTCCCTGTCCCGCGAATATAGGGCCCTGGCACCCAGAGCAAACTGAATGTTGTCCATCGACTTCACGTAGCGCAGCCAGAAGTTGGCCCGTCTGCGGTCGCCGACACCGTCCTCCGCGAGCTTGGTGAAGAACGCTTCGATGAATTCGCGCTTGAGCCACTCCGACACCATTTCACGCGCGGCTGGTACAACCCCGCCCCAGCGCATTTCGTTCGAAGGCAGCCATGGGTTACCCC
This portion of the Methylococcus mesophilus genome encodes:
- a CDS encoding EH signature domain-containing protein, whose translation is MTALDRLSGLLRGSLTERSFKVTDDGLDPVIASLQRHNKAGTGNTVPQDLQQAAVRTFWETQRLETLKDARLVSFGMCVPSSPSGPCIMEDRQRFMAVLDAKAGVDQWLGEPRWYRRCYQGLVRSYFTYDAKIDQAPTVAKKNWGDLRDYLNERTRNIVDEKLNPDWVNTAVGNRQLFGDDPCAPYAADMLSGDTIKIDLLCEQLGVVKSSWFLRELVLAQIRQATTLSQERFKDLIPRLLEILASNHVLRDRGLILMLDKYASASQPGINEPLRNASVEWWGNPWLPSNEMRWGGVVPAAREMVSEWLKREFIEAFFTKLAEDGVGDRRRANFWLRYVKSMDNIQFALGARALYSRDRDFEALREKMKGLYTELKASGSANNAFIMTLGDLVAVEFGDGGAFYGYDVRQKLPFNATHPVGTAVDAPNSLKHSNRILWMKHQDGIHGWNRWEDMFEGTLKKHFDIHPNTIRKNVAQRVATPASIPAQPAAVSPPRHVGHELGVGNSDRRARPQENFSQVELDVYAREHGLKVEDLRKLNGNLWVRTDDSDLQVNKALLGWGFRYKAGKGWWR